One Triticum dicoccoides isolate Atlit2015 ecotype Zavitan chromosome 4B, WEW_v2.0, whole genome shotgun sequence genomic window carries:
- the LOC119296393 gene encoding glucan endo-1,3-beta-glucosidase 9-like, whose translation MRPSRRHPLRPWAPAIPLLLFLAVAVAPLPAAAVGVNWGFAASHPLPAAQVVRDLLLPNSVPRVRLSAASPDALSALAGTRIAVTVGVPNELLRPLASSRKAAAAWVHDNVTRYASGVLFEFIAVGDDPFLLNHGQQFQPFVVRAAANIQRALDDAKLSSKMKVVVPCSSDAYQNASTLPSKAYFRPDVNKTMVELLPFLANHSSPFMAELNPILSFQQKKNISLDYYLFQLMSRPISDGHNKYDNYFDASIDALVTALTKAGFSDMDIVVGRAGWPTDGAVNATSAIAQSFMTGLVNHLARKSGTPLRPKFAPTETYLYSLLDEDQHSMASGSYDRHYGIFTFDGQAKYHVNLGQGPVALKNALDVGYLPSKWCVVDNNKDLSNVSSSLSAACSNADCTALSTGGSCAGLDWPGNVSFAFNSYYQQHDQSEESCSFSGLGLITTVDPSVDNCLFALAIRASAAASLHPTFAALWILVWVCIYSLD comes from the exons ATGCGGCCCAGTCGCCGCCACCCGCTGCGGCCATGGGCACCTGCCATCCCGCTTCTCCTTTTCCTCGCCGTCGCCGTTGCGCCGCTGCCGGCCGCCGCGGTGGGCGTGAACTGGGGCTTCGCGGCATCCCACCCGCTCCCGGCGGCGCAGGTCGTGCGTGACCTCCTCCTCCCCAACTCCGTCCCCCGCGTGCgcctctccgccgcctcgcccGACGCGCTGTCCGCCCTTGCCGGCACCCGCATCGCCGTTACCGTCGGGGTCCCGAACGAGCTGCTCCGCCCCCTCGCCTCCTCCAGGAAGGCAGCCGCCGCCTGGGTCCACGACAATGTCACCCGCTACGCCTCCGGCGTACTGTTCGA GTTTATTGCTGTTGGAGATGATCCATTTCTTCTTAATCACGGGCAGCAGTTTCAACCTTTTGTGGTTCGTGCAGCAGCAAATATTCAACGGGCATTGGATGATGCAAAGTTATCGAGCAAGATGAAAGTAGTTGTGCCGTGTAGCTCTGATGCATACCAAAACGCATCAACTCTACCTTCGAAAGCTTACTTCAGGCCAGATGTTAACAAAACCATGGTTGAGCTCCTCCCATTTCTTGCTAATCATAGCTCACCATTTATGGCTGAGCTGAATCCGATTTTGAGCTTCCAGCAGAAGAAGAATATTTCATTGGACTATTACCTTTTCCAACTAATGTCACGCCCGATAAGTGATGGTCATAACAAGTATGACAACTACTTCGATGCGAGCATAGATGCTCTGGTTACTGCTCTAACTAAAGCTGGATTCAGTGATATGGACATCGTTGTCGGGAGAGCAGGATGGCCAACAGATGGAGCTGTGAACGCAACTTCGGCTATTGCTCAATCCTTCATGACAGGCCTGGTCAACCACCTGGCGAGAAAATCCGGGACTCCACTTCGCCCAAAATTTGCTCCAACTGAGACATACCTCTACAGCCTTTTAGACGAAGATCAACACAGTATGGCAAGCGGAAGTTATGACAGACACTATGGCATTTTTACGTTTGATGGCCAGGCCAAGTACCATGTCAACTTGGGTCAAGGTCCTGTGGCGCTCAAGAACGCTCTGGATGTGGGCTACCTTCCATCGAAATGGTGTGTGGTGGACAACAACAAAGACCTATCCAATGTTTCTTCTAGTTTATCTGCCGCTTGCTCGAATGCCGACTGCACCGCTCTGTCCACTGGTGGCTCCTGTGCAGGTCTTGACTGGCCTGGAAATGTGTCATTTGCCTTCAACAGTTACTACCAGCAGCATGATCAGAGTGAGGAGAGCTGCAGCTTCAGTGGCCTAGGTTTGATAACCACCGTTGATCCATCCGTCGATAATTGCCTCTTTGCTCTTGCAAttcgcgcttctgctgctgcttccTTGCACCCAACATTTGCCGCGCTGTGGATACTAGTTTGGGTTTGCATTTACAGTTTAGACTGA